In Blastopirellula sediminis, the following proteins share a genomic window:
- a CDS encoding MFS transporter — MLAADSITSADRRRAISAASANATIWALGNGIISTALVTFLAYELGASVAQVAWILAAPQLAGVLRWFGPQILSRFRGHKLPCLSFYFASVIMLLLLPATAWPGVLPSKSISCSALVVCWCLYHLCEYLGTICLWSWFSVIVPRRYYGRFTGRRELWLNVGRLVGFVVTSGFDVWYRQQYGDAPLWPLRLALATGGALFMGASTIPLIWMIDAPVRAGASRLLAAGEALLKSEPLRRLLLYGICFSAANGVSYALSWSYVNKALGLSLSLVLGSIALMRLGQPLLSTWCGRIVDRFGCRGLMIVCQLIVALAPLLYLGGVWGYVASYVALIAYVGTNVSLAAMMMRIAGPKQASANFSVYFGLTGVVYAVSTLIDGYVANQLIPVEIRSSPEAYFPYFVVAWLLRSAAAIPLLFLLEPPIVAETRSNL; from the coding sequence ATGCTCGCCGCTGATTCGATCACGTCCGCCGACCGTCGCCGCGCTATCTCTGCGGCTAGCGCCAACGCTACGATATGGGCGCTGGGCAACGGCATCATCAGTACGGCGCTGGTCACATTTCTGGCGTACGAGCTTGGCGCTAGCGTCGCGCAGGTCGCTTGGATCCTCGCCGCGCCGCAACTTGCTGGCGTTTTGCGGTGGTTCGGACCTCAGATCCTGTCGCGCTTTCGGGGACACAAGCTTCCCTGCTTAAGCTTCTACTTTGCGTCGGTGATCATGCTACTGCTGTTGCCGGCGACCGCTTGGCCCGGAGTTCTGCCGAGCAAATCAATCAGCTGTTCCGCGCTGGTCGTCTGCTGGTGTCTCTATCACTTGTGCGAATACCTCGGGACGATTTGCCTCTGGAGCTGGTTCTCGGTCATCGTTCCGCGGCGCTATTACGGACGCTTCACTGGCCGACGGGAACTGTGGCTGAACGTGGGACGACTGGTCGGCTTTGTCGTCACCAGCGGGTTTGACGTCTGGTATCGTCAGCAATACGGCGATGCGCCGTTGTGGCCGTTGCGGCTCGCTTTGGCGACCGGCGGCGCGCTTTTTATGGGAGCGTCGACGATCCCGCTGATTTGGATGATCGATGCTCCGGTGCGCGCCGGCGCTTCACGTTTGCTCGCCGCCGGCGAAGCGCTGCTGAAGAGCGAACCGCTGCGGCGACTGCTTCTGTACGGCATTTGTTTCTCGGCGGCCAACGGCGTCTCTTATGCGCTCAGCTGGAGCTACGTGAACAAGGCGCTGGGGCTTTCGCTATCGCTGGTCTTGGGGAGCATCGCGCTAATGCGGCTTGGTCAGCCGCTCCTTTCGACCTGGTGCGGGCGAATCGTCGATCGCTTCGGCTGTCGCGGTTTGATGATCGTCTGTCAACTGATCGTCGCGCTGGCGCCGCTGCTCTATCTGGGAGGCGTCTGGGGGTATGTCGCCAGCTATGTGGCGCTAATCGCTTACGTGGGAACCAACGTCTCGCTGGCGGCGATGATGATGCGGATCGCCGGCCCCAAACAGGCCTCGGCGAATTTCAGCGTCTATTTTGGACTTACCGGGGTAGTCTACGCCGTTTCGACTTTGATCGACGGCTATGTGGCGAACCAACTCATTCCAGTTGAGATTCGCAGCTCTCCGGAGGCCTACTTTCCCTATTTTGTCGTCGCCTGGCTCCTGCGATCGGCGGCCGCTATCCCACTATTGTTCTTGCTAGAGCCGCCAATCGTGGCAGAGACTCGCAGCAATCTCTGA
- a CDS encoding DUF3299 domain-containing protein, with amino-acid sequence MWFRNSTFAILLFCVACAPTTPEGTPYSANMTGLDGDPPPVKPIEEEKPPVEEPKTEESAAVEPTSTQAGDNMPAKPEAVENALPTVGTPSPLKPSKALAIDKTLPRKPGVQDLTFDDIAFDMEKGEPFARSMLPPKIEELGNQKIRIRGYILPSFESRGIKQFVLVRDNMECCFGPGAALYDCILVEMKGDGVDFTVRPVTIEGIFEIKEYLGPDGKHLAIYRMEGESAK; translated from the coding sequence ATGTGGTTCCGCAATTCGACTTTTGCGATTCTCTTGTTCTGCGTCGCTTGTGCGCCGACGACTCCTGAGGGGACTCCCTACTCTGCCAACATGACCGGGCTCGACGGTGATCCGCCGCCGGTTAAACCGATCGAAGAAGAGAAGCCGCCGGTCGAAGAGCCGAAGACCGAAGAGTCCGCCGCCGTCGAACCGACGTCGACCCAGGCCGGCGACAATATGCCGGCGAAACCGGAAGCCGTCGAGAACGCACTTCCTACCGTCGGCACGCCTTCGCCGCTGAAGCCGTCCAAGGCGCTCGCCATCGACAAAACGCTTCCCCGCAAGCCGGGCGTGCAAGATCTGACGTTCGACGACATCGCCTTTGACATGGAAAAGGGAGAGCCGTTTGCACGGTCGATGTTGCCGCCGAAGATCGAAGAACTGGGGAACCAGAAGATTCGGATTCGCGGCTATATTCTTCCCAGCTTTGAATCGCGAGGCATCAAGCAGTTCGTCCTCGTTCGCGACAACATGGAATGCTGCTTCGGTCCCGGCGCGGCGCTCTACGACTGCATTCTGGTCGAAATGAAAGGGGACGGAGTCGACTTCACCGTTCGCCCCGTCACGATCGAAGGGATCTTCGAGATCAAAGAATATCTCGGGCCGGATGGGAAACATTTGGCGATCTATCGCATGGAAGGCGAATCGGCGAAGTGA
- a CDS encoding DUF4190 domain-containing protein, with protein MTATLDSPPAQTPEGEPDYDRYRSLSGIAVGALIVGVLSLLSIFSISLLPLAVIGVGFGLFATRTVDRNRDLVTGKNIAIAGTILSAIALVVSPCRYYYEEYVNIPEGYEVMAFGSLQPDLGSTAVVPDKAWKYDGKRVLVAGYVYPHDQKEGLNRFVLVPDFDTCCFGGQPKLTDMIEVRLREPLRVDWSYNRRKIGGTLTINKSLHQIKDLTGVYYEIDADYVK; from the coding sequence ATGACTGCGACTTTGGATTCCCCCCCAGCTCAAACTCCCGAAGGCGAACCTGATTACGATCGTTACCGATCGCTCAGCGGCATCGCGGTCGGTGCGCTGATCGTCGGCGTCCTCAGCTTGTTGTCGATCTTCTCGATCTCGCTGTTGCCGTTGGCGGTAATCGGCGTCGGCTTCGGGTTGTTCGCCACGCGAACGGTCGATCGCAATCGCGATCTAGTCACTGGAAAAAACATCGCGATCGCCGGCACGATTCTTAGCGCTATCGCGCTCGTCGTCAGCCCGTGCCGCTATTACTATGAAGAGTACGTCAACATTCCGGAAGGTTACGAAGTGATGGCCTTCGGCTCGCTTCAGCCCGACCTCGGAAGCACCGCGGTTGTTCCGGACAAGGCGTGGAAGTACGACGGCAAGCGGGTGTTGGTCGCGGGCTACGTCTATCCTCACGATCAAAAAGAAGGTCTGAACCGCTTCGTATTGGTTCCCGACTTCGACACTTGCTGCTTCGGCGGCCAACCGAAGCTGACCGACATGATCGAAGTTCGCTTGCGTGAGCCGCTTCGCGTCGACTGGTCTTACAATCGACGCAAGATTGGGGGAACGTTGACGATCAACAAAAGCTTGCATCAAATCAAAGACCTGACCGGCGTCTACTATGAGATCGACGCCGATTACGTCAAGTGA
- a CDS encoding HEAT repeat domain-containing protein, with the protein MRSVLIWMLMLTVLATAPLSTATACPFCAAVSQTFSEEIDSMDVALIATLEKTPATAPDPSVGGVKANFIITQVLKGKEHLNDAKSVETLYYGEGRAGRKFLILGSDPTNLMWSTPTLLEDSTVDYILGSIKQPKDDYHRLLYFQNYLEGKDDMASRDAYDEFAKAPYDWLHSMKGDMNHDQLIEWLKNDDLQANHRRLYFTMLGVCGSKDDLPFLESLLKSDDRKKKAGLDALIGCYLTLAGADGMPLVEQIFLEDKEAEYADTYAAIMAIRFHGTETDIIPRERLLQGLHLMLDRPSLADLVIVDLARWEDWSVIDKLTKLFKEANDDSSWVRVPVIRYLMACPKPEAKEALVELEKIDPDAMKRAQTFFPFRNSGVTPSREAEQLALSNAKVGVQLVSATTTEALTGASPAVADAPAMEVEEGEVANEKPAISSDEAKEATAAPAAEAARAAERFATRGDRLLADAIQNPQGLEAPSANRLVLVTVPLVVGLLLAVGMWLILRSPYQAPSA; encoded by the coding sequence ATGCGCTCTGTTTTGATCTGGATGTTGATGCTGACGGTGTTGGCTACGGCTCCGCTGTCGACGGCGACCGCGTGTCCATTTTGCGCTGCGGTTTCGCAGACCTTCTCGGAAGAGATCGATTCGATGGACGTGGCGCTGATCGCCACGCTCGAAAAGACGCCGGCCACGGCGCCTGATCCGAGCGTCGGCGGCGTGAAGGCGAACTTCATCATTACGCAGGTCCTGAAAGGGAAAGAGCATTTGAACGACGCCAAGTCGGTCGAAACGCTCTACTACGGCGAAGGTCGCGCTGGACGCAAATTTCTGATTCTCGGCTCGGACCCGACCAACCTGATGTGGTCGACGCCGACGCTGCTGGAAGACTCGACCGTCGACTACATTCTCGGCTCGATCAAACAGCCGAAAGACGACTACCATCGTCTCCTCTACTTCCAGAATTACCTGGAAGGAAAAGACGACATGGCGTCCCGCGACGCTTACGACGAATTCGCCAAAGCGCCGTACGACTGGCTGCACTCGATGAAGGGGGACATGAATCATGACCAGCTGATCGAGTGGCTGAAGAACGACGACCTGCAAGCGAACCATCGCCGGCTCTACTTCACGATGTTGGGCGTTTGCGGCAGCAAAGACGATCTGCCGTTCCTTGAATCGCTGCTCAAGAGCGACGACCGCAAGAAGAAGGCGGGTCTCGACGCGCTGATCGGCTGCTACCTGACGTTAGCCGGAGCGGACGGCATGCCGCTGGTCGAGCAGATCTTCCTGGAAGACAAAGAAGCGGAATACGCCGACACCTACGCGGCGATCATGGCGATTCGCTTCCACGGCACCGAAACCGACATCATCCCGCGCGAGCGCCTGCTGCAAGGGTTGCATTTGATGCTCGATCGCCCGTCGCTGGCCGACCTGGTGATCGTCGACCTGGCTCGTTGGGAAGATTGGTCGGTCATCGACAAGCTGACGAAGCTGTTCAAGGAAGCCAACGACGATTCGAGCTGGGTTCGCGTTCCGGTCATTCGTTACCTGATGGCTTGCCCCAAACCGGAAGCGAAAGAAGCGCTGGTCGAACTCGAGAAGATCGATCCCGATGCGATGAAGCGGGCTCAGACCTTCTTCCCGTTCCGCAACTCCGGCGTCACCCCGTCGCGTGAAGCGGAACAGCTCGCCCTGAGCAACGCCAAAGTTGGCGTGCAGCTCGTCTCGGCGACAACCACCGAAGCGCTGACTGGCGCTTCTCCGGCCGTGGCTGACGCTCCGGCGATGGAAGTGGAAGAAGGGGAAGTCGCGAACGAAAAGCCGGCGATCTCATCCGACGAAGCGAAAGAAGCGACGGCCGCTCCGGCAGCCGAGGCGGCCCGCGCCGCCGAACGTTTCGCGACCCGCGGCGATCGTTTGCTCGCCGATGCAATTCAAAACCCGCAAGGACTCGAAGCTCCGTCCGCCAACCGACTCGTCCTGGTGACGGTTCCCCTGGTCGTCGGTTTGTTGTTGGCGGTCGGCATGTGGCTGATCTTGCGAAGTCCCTATCAGGCGCCGAGCGCCTAA
- a CDS encoding ABC transporter permease — translation MTRWAIAWRSVTQRALASSLTALSMAMGVALVTGVLLTYGMVSRSFMGNSNLGYGLIAGAKGGKLQLVLNTTYYLSEPVENIPYTFYQQFLSADQQREELSLMSPDVLSELKDGKYAQSTDFAIPVCLGDYYKRFRVIGTLPKFFELFRDPYDDEEPRYKFAQGRNFKVWDEEHGYYEAVVGSIVARETGLKLGDKIAASHGSDEGHAHEESPFIVVGILEPSGTPNDRGVFINMEGFYLMEGHAKPVDDDAPESSPETKKEAKLRRSPLPIDQREVTAVLIRTNDPFSPIFIRNAVNEGNVAQVVLPVLEITNLFEMIVSPIQTLLLVITVLICIVSGISILVSIYNSMNDRKHEIAVMRALGASRGTVMSVVLLESVILSVGGGLIGWAIGHGMMALASPMIEAKTGVSIGFFDMAPLPMSLEARIGPAIINSLPTFLRGLLSLELLIIPGLILLAVLVGFLPAYTAYKTDVAESLGD, via the coding sequence ATGACGCGGTGGGCGATTGCATGGCGCAGCGTCACCCAGCGGGCGCTCGCTTCCAGTTTGACGGCCCTGTCGATGGCGATGGGGGTTGCGCTGGTGACCGGGGTTTTGTTGACCTACGGCATGGTTTCCCGCTCGTTCATGGGGAACTCGAACCTGGGCTACGGTTTGATCGCCGGCGCCAAAGGGGGGAAGCTGCAGTTGGTCCTCAATACGACCTACTACCTGAGCGAGCCGGTCGAAAACATTCCATACACCTTCTATCAGCAGTTCCTCTCCGCCGATCAGCAGCGGGAAGAATTGTCGCTGATGTCTCCGGACGTGCTCAGCGAGCTAAAGGACGGCAAGTACGCGCAGAGCACCGACTTCGCAATTCCGGTCTGTCTCGGCGACTACTACAAACGGTTCCGCGTGATCGGCACGCTGCCGAAGTTCTTTGAGCTGTTCCGCGATCCGTACGACGACGAAGAACCCCGCTACAAGTTCGCCCAAGGTCGCAACTTCAAGGTCTGGGACGAAGAGCATGGCTACTACGAAGCGGTCGTCGGCTCGATCGTCGCTCGCGAGACCGGTTTGAAGTTGGGAGACAAGATCGCCGCTTCGCACGGATCGGACGAAGGGCACGCTCACGAAGAGTCGCCGTTTATCGTGGTCGGCATCCTCGAACCCTCCGGCACGCCGAACGATCGGGGGGTCTTCATCAATATGGAAGGCTTCTATTTGATGGAGGGGCACGCCAAACCGGTCGACGACGACGCGCCCGAATCCTCTCCCGAAACCAAAAAAGAAGCGAAGCTCCGCCGCTCTCCGCTGCCGATCGACCAGCGAGAAGTGACGGCGGTCCTGATCCGGACCAACGATCCGTTTTCGCCGATTTTCATCAGGAACGCCGTCAACGAGGGAAATGTCGCCCAAGTGGTGCTGCCGGTTCTGGAAATCACGAATCTCTTCGAGATGATCGTTTCGCCGATTCAGACCCTGCTGCTGGTGATCACCGTTTTGATCTGCATTGTTTCCGGAATCTCAATTCTGGTAAGCATTTACAACTCGATGAACGACCGCAAGCATGAAATTGCGGTGATGCGTGCCTTGGGGGCCAGCCGCGGCACGGTAATGAGCGTTGTGCTGCTCGAATCGGTCATTCTGTCGGTTGGGGGCGGTTTGATCGGCTGGGCGATTGGGCACGGGATGATGGCCCTCGCTAGCCCGATGATTGAAGCGAAAACCGGCGTTTCGATCGGCTTTTTTGACATGGCCCCCCTGCCGATGTCGCTTGAAGCGCGGATTGGACCCGCAATAATAAACTCGTTGCCCACCTTCCTGCGGGGCCTGCTCAGCCTGGAGCTGCTGATCATTCCCGGGCTGATACTTTTGGCGGTGCTGGTTGGTTTCCTGCCGGCGTATACTGCTTATAAGACCGACGTGGCCGAATCGCTCGGCGATTGA
- a CDS encoding ABC transporter ATP-binding protein has protein sequence MLLLENVKKSYVEPNGQLLPILVIPRFELSDGEQMILVGRSGCGKTTMLHVISGISHADSGKIMIDGLDLRRLSEQGRDKLRAEKIGYVFQTFNLLPAFTALENVLLGMSFSGRGADRNRAVQLLERVGLSHRMTHKPKTMSVGEQQRVAVARALANRPRLLLADEPTANVDPANQQSIIDLIRQTCNEEKIALMMVTHSMEVAAQFDRVERLDEINKMSKVTT, from the coding sequence ATGCTGCTGCTGGAAAACGTCAAAAAATCGTACGTGGAGCCAAATGGTCAGCTCCTCCCGATCCTTGTTATCCCCCGATTTGAGCTATCTGACGGCGAGCAGATGATCCTCGTCGGACGGAGCGGCTGCGGCAAAACGACGATGCTGCACGTCATTTCGGGAATCAGCCACGCCGACTCCGGCAAGATCATGATCGACGGTCTCGATCTCCGCCGGCTTTCGGAACAAGGACGCGACAAGTTGCGGGCCGAGAAGATCGGTTACGTCTTCCAAACGTTCAATCTGCTGCCTGCCTTTACGGCGCTGGAGAACGTCCTGTTGGGGATGTCGTTCTCGGGACGCGGAGCTGATCGCAATCGCGCGGTTCAATTGCTCGAACGCGTCGGTCTGTCGCACCGGATGACGCACAAACCAAAGACGATGTCGGTCGGCGAACAGCAGCGCGTCGCCGTGGCCCGCGCCTTGGCGAATCGCCCTCGCTTGCTGTTGGCGGATGAACCGACGGCGAACGTCGATCCCGCAAACCAGCAGTCGATCATCGACCTGATTCGCCAAACCTGTAACGAAGAGAAGATCGCCTTGATGATGGTGACGCACTCGATGGAAGTGGCCGCGCAGTTCGACCGGGTCGAACGTCTCGACGAAATCAACAAGATGAGCAAGGTGACGACATGA